The DNA region TGCCGCCGTCGGCGGGCGCCCCGAATTCCAAGGAGATCCAGTGATCCGGTTCGAGCAGGTCTCGGTGCGGTACGAGGGGGCGGAGCGCGCCACCCTCTCCGGGGTCGATCTGACCGTCCCCGAGGGCGAGTTGGTGCTGCTCGTCGGTCCGTCCGGGGTCGGCAAGTCGACGCTGCTGGGTGCCGTTTCCGGTCTGGTGCCGCACTTCACCGGCGGCACGCTGAGCGGCCGGGTCACGGTCGACGGGCGCGACACCCGTACCCACAAACCGCGTGAACTCGCCGATCTGGTCGGCACGGTGGGCCAGGACCCGCTCTCCCACTTCGTCACCGACACGGTCGAGGACGAGCTGGCGTACGGCATGGAATCGCTGGGCCTGGCCCCCGACGTGATGCGGCGGCGGGTCGAGGAGACCCTGGACCTGCTGGGTCTCGCCGGGCTGCGCGACCGGCCGATCGCCACGCTCTCCGGCGGCCAGCAGCAGCGGGTCGCGATCGGTTCCGTCCTCACCCCGCACCCGAAGGTCCTGGTCCTGGACGAGCCGACGTCCGCGCTGGACCCGGCAGCGGCCGAGGAGGTCCTCGCCGTGCTGCAACGACTGGTGCACGACCTGGGTACGACGGTCCTGATGGCGGAGCACCGGCTGGAGCGGGTGGTGCAGTACGCGGACCAGGTCGTCCTGCTGCCGTCGCCGGGCGCCGCCCCGGTCATGGGCGCGCCGGCGGACGTCATGGCGGTCTCCCCGGTCCACCCGCCGGTTGTCGCGCTGGGCCGGCTCGCGGGGTGGGAGCCCCTGCCGCTCTCGGTCCGCGATGCCCGGCGCCGGGCGGCCGGCCTGCGCGAACGGCTCGCGTCGGTGCGGCCGCCCGCTCCGGAGCCGGTGGCCGCTCCCGCCCTGTCGCCCCTCGCCCCCTCCCCCGTACGGCGCGGCGCCCTGGCCCGGCTGCTGGGCCGCGGTGCGCAGGCCGCACCCGCCGCCCCGGAGCCCGTCGCCGACGCCACGGCCCGGGTCGAGCGGCTCGGTGTACGGCGCGGGCGCGTCGAGGCGCTGCGCCGGGTGACGCTCACCGTCGCCCCCGGCGAGACCGTCGCCCTGATGGGCCGCAACGGTGCGGGCAAGTCGACCCTGCTGGCCACACTCGTCGGGATGGTCGAACCCACCACCGGCACCGTCCTCGTCGGCGGCCGGACCCCGCACCGCACGCAGCCGCGCGAAATGGTGCGCCGGGTCGGGCTCGTACCGCAGGAACCACGCGATCTGCTGTACGCGGACACCGTCGCCGCCGAGTGCGCCGCGGCCGACAGCGACGCGGGCGCCGCCCCCGGCAGCTGCCGGGCCCTGGTCTCCGAGCTGCTGCCGGGCGTACCGGACGACACCCACCCCCGCGATCTCTCCGAGGGCCAGCGCCTCGCGCTCGCCCTGGCCGTCGTGCTCACCGCGCGGCCCCCGCTGCTGCTCCTGGACGAGCCGACCCGCGGCCTGGACTACGCGGCGAAGGCCCGGCTGGTCGGGGTGCTCCGGGGCCTCGCGGCCGACGGCCACGCGATCGTCCTGGCCACGCACGATGTGGAGCTCGCCGCCGAGCTGGCGCACCGGGTGGTGATCCTCGCCGACGGGGAGACCGTCGCGGACGGGGAGACCCGGCAGGTGGTGGTGTCGTCACCGGCGTTCGCCCCGCAGACCGCGAAGATCCTCGCCCCGCAGGAATGGCTGACCGTGTCACAGGTGCGCGCCGCGCTGGGAGAGCCGTCGTGAGCGGGCGCCGGGCGCGGCCGGTACGGCTCGGGCCGCGCGCGATCGCCGCGCTCGTCCTCGTCAGCGCGATCGGGGTGGGCTCGTTCGGCTGGCCGCTGCTGGCCGACCCCGGCGCCGGGCTGGCGCACTCCCAGGACGCGCCGTGGCTGTTCGCCGCGCTGCTGCCGCTGCTGGTCGGGGTGGTCGTCGCGATGATCGCGGACTCCGGTCTCGACGCGAAGGCGGTGGCGATGCTGGGGGTGCTGGCCGCGGTCGGCGCGGCGCTGCGCCCGCTGGGGGCGGGCACGGCGGGGCTGGAGCCGATGTTCTTCCTGATGGTGCTGAGCGGCCGGGTGCTCGGGCCCGGCTTCGGCTTCGTGCTCGGCTCGGTGACCATGTTCGCGTCCGCGCTGCTCACCGGCGGGGTGGGGCCGTGGATGCCGTTCCAGATGCTGTCGATGGGCTGGTTCGCGATGGGCGCGGGCCTGCTGCCGGGCCCGGACCGGCTGCGCGGGCGGGCCGAGCTGCTGATGCTGTCGGCGTACGGGTTCGTGGCGTCGTTCGCGTACGGCACGGTGATGAACCTGTACGGCTGGACAATGGTGCCCCCGGCCGGCTCGGGGGTCTCGTTCCACGCGGGCGATCCGCTGGCCGACAATCTGGTCCGCTTCCTCGCGTACTGCGCGGCCACCTCGCTCGGTTGGGACCTGGGCCGGGCGGTGCTCACCGCGGTACTCACCCTGGCCGTCGGCGGGGCGCTGCTGAAGGCGCTGCGCCGGGCCACCCGCCGCGCCAACTTCGAGGCCCAGGTCACATTTGACGTCCCCCGCGAGTGAGGGCTCCCACAGGACCTTGGTCCACCACTGTCGGGGGCAGTAGTCGGCCGTGAATCGTACGGCCCACTCGGCACCCCCTCCGACCTGGTCCTGGCCCCGGCACCGGCCCCAATTCGGTCACCCCGGTCCACTCGAATCACCCTGGTCACCCGCCCGAGCGAATAGGACACTTGATATCACTTGGCCAACTTAATTACCTGTTAGTCCATCTAGGCGCATTTGGCTTGCTCATCCATTCCCAGTGGCCACCGGCGCGTTGTCACTCTCGTGGAACCACGAAAATTCTGGGAGCGGAACACCGTCCTGGCGGAAGCTT from Streptomyces sp. NBC_01591 includes:
- a CDS encoding ABC transporter ATP-binding protein; translation: MIRFEQVSVRYEGAERATLSGVDLTVPEGELVLLVGPSGVGKSTLLGAVSGLVPHFTGGTLSGRVTVDGRDTRTHKPRELADLVGTVGQDPLSHFVTDTVEDELAYGMESLGLAPDVMRRRVEETLDLLGLAGLRDRPIATLSGGQQQRVAIGSVLTPHPKVLVLDEPTSALDPAAAEEVLAVLQRLVHDLGTTVLMAEHRLERVVQYADQVVLLPSPGAAPVMGAPADVMAVSPVHPPVVALGRLAGWEPLPLSVRDARRRAAGLRERLASVRPPAPEPVAAPALSPLAPSPVRRGALARLLGRGAQAAPAAPEPVADATARVERLGVRRGRVEALRRVTLTVAPGETVALMGRNGAGKSTLLATLVGMVEPTTGTVLVGGRTPHRTQPREMVRRVGLVPQEPRDLLYADTVAAECAAADSDAGAAPGSCRALVSELLPGVPDDTHPRDLSEGQRLALALAVVLTARPPLLLLDEPTRGLDYAAKARLVGVLRGLAADGHAIVLATHDVELAAELAHRVVILADGETVADGETRQVVVSSPAFAPQTAKILAPQEWLTVSQVRAALGEPS
- a CDS encoding ECF transporter S component; this translates as MADRVTGARRAGRAVVSGRRARPVRLGPRAIAALVLVSAIGVGSFGWPLLADPGAGLAHSQDAPWLFAALLPLLVGVVVAMIADSGLDAKAVAMLGVLAAVGAALRPLGAGTAGLEPMFFLMVLSGRVLGPGFGFVLGSVTMFASALLTGGVGPWMPFQMLSMGWFAMGAGLLPGPDRLRGRAELLMLSAYGFVASFAYGTVMNLYGWTMVPPAGSGVSFHAGDPLADNLVRFLAYCAATSLGWDLGRAVLTAVLTLAVGGALLKALRRATRRANFEAQVTFDVPRE